aaaagtattattttaaattatattaaaagcgttatttaattaaataattaaacttaattaattgatagtgttttaattaatatatttaaaaaataatatgaaatattagttaattataatataaaaccatttattttttattgatatagccgatgtaatattaaaatttaatttttgtgataaaaaaacaaataacaattgtagttgtattttaataattttttttataaacaataaattaaaataagaaaagacaTATTCCATATCAtccattataaataaatattttatgttaaattgtattaattagtgataataattgcGAGGCATCTTATCTTGAAAATAAGatttgaaaataaaacaaaacaaaacaaaaagatGATGTGGTAATTAATGGTCCAATCCATTGAAAAAGTTGTGGCCAGTTATTAATATTGTAGGTCCACTTGGCAGATGAGACAAATGCGTCAAGTCTGACAGGATGAAAATGATTTCACCACGCACTCAATATTTAATCATTtcagaccaaaaaaaaaaaaaaacaatcttcatatttttaaaattttcagattgtattgaaaatttagaatgaaaaataataatttttttttttttacaaaaatatattgtATTTTTACAAGGTCTAACTAAATTAGTACACTTACAAGCAAAATAAAATTGGTCTAACTAAATTAGTACAGATAcaagcaaaataaaattaagttcagttattaaaatataaaaattaattagaaaagtcCAGTCTAAAAAAACCTAGTTCagctaaagaaaaaaaaaaagtacacGCCAAAAGTATCTCTCCATCGACCAGAAACACTTTCTATTGTGTTCATGTACTGCACCATCGCCTCCCACTAAATTCGATTGGATTGTCGGTCAAGCCTTCATTTACCTACTCTGTGATCAGAATAAAACTGTTACCGACACAAGACGAAGCAGCCACTGAGACAAAAGCTAGTGAAGAAAGAAAACTAGAAGTAACAATCTAGCGCAGAAAATCTAAACATGCATGAAGCGAAGGACTTCTCCAAAAAAGTTGTGTTCCTCGACAATCATGTCCACTGGAAAAACAGACTAGTTCATGGCAATTTCAATCTCATATAACTATGAAGTCCACCTTAGGGAATTAAAACTGGAGCCCCAACACCGATTATCACCGGTATGCAACTATTCTGCAAACACAGACCCgagaaaactgaaaaaataaaatctgttTATTCAAAACCAAACAAAAACCTCTCAAACAAAATCCCAAAAAAATACATAAGCAAAATAATCATGTACGAGGCAATCCCTGCCAAAAGGCAGAGGAGCCTCGTCGCACAGTCATCCTCTGTTTGTACTCTGTTGTGAAACTGCCCTCTTTTGCCCTCTTTGCAACTCCCTTCTATCTTACTAAAAgcgaattaatttttattttattttatttctctatttcaataaaaatattatgttaaaaaaaagaaagaaagcgagtgtatttaaatttaaatttagttcataatttttcttaaatgcaaaatttatcttttctttttctaattacAAAACTCCCGCATCTTCATTGCGTGGTTCTGATGACTACGGTTTTAATAATTTCGTATTTTCATTatgctatttataatagttaagagaaaacaaaatagaagtatgaatttttttttctctcttcttttaaatTTAGCATAAGACCAGTATTTCACGTCAGCAAATTGAAGCCTTACGTTAATTACGTTCCTCTGTAATTAAGGAacaatgaaattaatttaaaaaaataattatttatttaatttccgAAGAAATTAAAACGTTATATAAGTTGCAGGTCACATTCCATAAGCAGCGTCGTCCCACTACCTTATACGAAATCACGTGCTTGATGCTTCTAGAGCTGAAAATGGATAGCCTAATAGTAGACACAAATAAAGAAACTCTCTAACCTTCCCAActagatatttattatttaacaattCATAAGTTTTTTGGTAATAAAATGAAGTTAGTGTGGTGTGTAAGAAAGCCACCTACTTCAATTGATCCTAGAGGTAATGACTTTTGTGTGATGTaaccaaaaataaatttctcaCTCGCTGGGTCCacgcattaattaattttaatttatttaccctaataaataattgaatataGGTCTTGAATTATTGCcgcaattttcattttttatttttttatttattatgtaaTGAGAAAGCTCATTCGTAGACGAGGTCTAATAAATTATATGTATTGAAGCTATAGACAGGAATTGTACAATCATGTATTACAAAAGGCAATTTTTATCTTGACGAAAGAGGAGTAGCTAGGAGCTGGAAATGCCCATTAATTACCTGATATTATAAGACTACTAAAAACTAAATAtgcagaattttttttaaaaatttttagttgCAAATTTGGTTCTTCCACTTGAGAGCCAACGCAGAGAGTGCCTTTGCAGATGAGCCTTCTTGGGTGAGAACTCTGTCAGCTGCCTCTTTTAGGTCTTTCATTCTGTTGCGGACCTTCTTTCCTTCTTCGCCTTCCATTAGGCTTCTCACTACTTTTGAAATTTCTTGTCTTTCGATCAGGCCATTTTGAGAATTTCTTGTTGGTCTCAGGGCCACTTTGATGTCCTCAGTTAACATCACAGCGTTCATTTTTTGCTCAGCGTAGAGTGGCCAGGCAATTAGTGGGACGCCATTCACCACACTTTCAAGGATGGAATTCCATCCACAGTGGGTTAAGAACCCTCCTGTAGACCCGTGACTCAGCACTTGTGCCTGTGGTGCCCATGATGGCACAACTAGACCCCGCCCTTTGGTCCTATCCAAGAACCCTTTTGGTAGGAAATCATAAGGGTCCTTTTGGCTTTGCACGCTAAAAAAAGTAGCATTGGCGACTCCATCGCTGGGGCTCCTCACAACCCACAAAAATCGTTGCTGGCTCATTTCCAGCCCGTTAGCCAATTCGTTTATCTGATCGTAAGAGAGGGTCCCGCCGCTTCCAAATGACACGTACAGAACAGAGCCATGTGGTTGCTCATCTAGCCACTTTAAACATTCTGATTCCTCACCTTCACTACTTGAACCCATGTTCACTAGCGGACCAACCGGGTAAACGGGTGGCTTAGCGCCGGCTTCTTCCTCTTGCAAAGCCTTTATGGCTCCTCCTTCCATGTCCACGAAACTGTTCACCATAACACCCTCAGCTAGTCTATACCGCTTTGTATGGTGAAGAAGCCACTTGTAGGCATCATTTTTCCTATCTTGAACCGGGTCGAGCAATTCCTTCCCATGTATCGGTTTGCAACCGGGTATGTTTACGGGTTCTTCCAGCTCCCTGTACTCGCAGGAAACCATCCCATCTAGCTTTGGCAACCAAAAGAATAAAGACAAAGCCATTGcagtagaaggaaagaaaatgtAGGGAGAGATGTTGAATTCTCGAGCAACATCAAATGCATCGGTTCCAAAGAGATCAACCACCAGGGCTACAAGTCTTCTACTTTCAACAAGAGACTTTAACGCTTGGCGAAGAGAAGGGAGAGAGCGTGCCACCGTGAGAGAAATTATAGTTTCTATCTTAGCATCTGTAGGGAGATCACTCATGTCAACTGCAGGGAGAAATGTGTAGCTTATGGTGGTAGGAAGCGATTCAAGAACTGATTTTTGGGCCTCAGAAGGAGGACCATCGGTTGGGACAATGAAGGTGACGGAGAGATTATGTTGAAAAACGAGTCGCTTAGCTAATTCAACAAGAGGAATGAGATGACCCATCCCGGGACTGGGTAGCAGAGCTACATGGGTAGGTTGTTTTTGGGTTTCAGCCATGGATGAGATGCAAAAACGCAGGGAAGCTAAAGGTCTTGAGAGTAATTATGGGTTGCAACTTACAAGTGATGAAGAAGATAGGAGGTGGTTTATATAGAGGTTtggaaattattaaaatatatatatgttatttGAGAATATGGACCAAGCAGTGGAATTATGGAGAAATTATGAAGTGCTAtcactttttaatttatgtttatttattttttaatatattatacattcatatttttttattaaaattaaatcataaatgaTCTTTTGAAgtaaaatatgaattaataaattattattattatgaaataattgaaaaagtataattatattAGAATCAGATGAGAGTATATTGTTGAGATATTAAAATGAAATGGGGAAGAATGCGAGGCAAAGTTTGGAAATGGGACGTTTATTTCAAGAGGGAAAGGGTaattttccagcagatgggtgCGGTGGATGATGTGATTCCAACGTAAGGATTAGGTTATCACCTTGTGGGACCTAGTTTCCCGCTGGGGTCCATCTCTTGCATTAATTGATTGGAGTATTTATGCGGTTTGCTCTACTAGCTAAATACATGTGTGACTGATATCAAGATTATCCGTTTCCTCATCTTTTACTGAAAAAAGGATCGGAGTAACTATAAATAtcgattttgaaattttaaatttaattttgaaattgaattcaagtgaagtgaatatgaataaatttaaaaaattttagatttttctcTTTCAatctttgatttttatttaaaaataataattttaaaattttgaaatcgatttttacttaattaaatcttaataaaactttaatttgtcTAGGTCCTCTAATTCAGTGGCCCAAGGTACTAAATAACTCCATCCCAAATAAAGATCGAGTCTTCCCTTTTCTCTCCGTAGACTGTCTATTAAAAGGACCGTAAAAAAATGTTTCAAtgcatgataaaaaataataataaaaaaaaattttaactcatTATTTGGAAtgactaatttaaatatatttttttaatttttgtatttgaaaaattaaaaatataaaaaatttattttttaaaattttttttataagaattaattttaaattaaaattattaaaattttacaagaaataattttatttaaaaccatttatatcaaaattgcttaattaatttttaaaaattattttcttttctattcttttattattattatttattttaactttaaatttatttgtttttttaattaataaatacttatcttctttaaaaaatgtaatttaatattaagaAGAAACTAACTATATCattatgttaatttttaaaaaaataaagtccattttaatttatattcttgAATTGCAAGGAAACtatgtaaaatttaaatcttaaatactgtaaaaaatttaacaacgattttttttttcaaaaatattttcagtgtgataaaaataattatcatttagTTTGAaactaataacaataataaagtaaataaattaatttgtatttattatctttattttaaaatagaagaatttgattgaattatattattttataagaattgcATTCGGAACAAAGTTGGAATTTCCATTGCCTTGGATCCTTCAAGGCCGCCGTTTAAAAAGGACAAAAAGTCTCAATCAGCTTCTTAAAGTCTAAATCAACTTCTTAAAGTCTAAATCAAGTTCTTAACactttcattaaaattaaaaacaaaaatcaattgatttttctattcaattaaaatactaaCTTTAAACATGTgagtttaaataagttttaaatatttttttttctaaataatacaatattattttatgaaaattattaattatttaaattgaataaaaaatacaaaaaattaataagatagtaaataattattaattagtgtTATCTTCCAACAGGACCAACAAAGCATTGCTTACATAGGCAGTACTATTATTAATTAGTGAACCATTTAGTCTATTATAATTACGTATTAAGacatgtaaaaattaaatattctaaaattattgtgaactatttataattctatttaattatgGGATGGgggagtaattaaaataaatatttttttataaaaaataaaaaaaaatgtaatgaCGGGACCATGATGAAAAGATGATGCAAAATTGTAGATAATTAAGCTGTCCCCCTCTACTATATATAGAGCCACCATAAATTATCATCATAATTATAAGCAACAGTATTGTTTAagataattttgaattttcatCTAAAACCACACAAACACCAACACCAACACCtcaccttgttttgaaaatgaaagtaTCTACCAACTAATGATTCACCCAATAATACTTCTTTATCCATTATCATATTTAATCCTTCTATTTAGACAAGCTCACAGGGGACAAGGAAATATTACATTTGCTGTAAAGGATTCGGCTTTTCATGtgaaaaattatgtaaatttaaCTTAAGCAGATGGATCGAAATTGCTGGTGGCCTGAAAATAAGGCCTTTAGTTGCTCGGAGGCCCAATTCATGACCATTCTCGAAACTACTCTTTTTTTCTGGGCCCAGAAAATTCGAGAAGGTGGAGCGGCCCGATCCATACAAGAAAGAGATAGAAAGAAAGGGGTCAAGGAGATTGTAGTGGTTTGTTATTTTGGAATTCGGAGCGAGAGCGCAGATCCTTAGAGCTAGAAGATGATTTACCGAAAATGGAGTCTCCTAACTGGCCCAGTGGCAATCTTGGGTGGGATCGTCGCTACGGTGGTCGCTGCCAACCTACTTTTTGTCGAGAATGTAAGCTTTTTCTCTCTTTACCTCTGATTTGCAAACCctagattttttaatttaagttttGATTATTGATTTTTGGTTGGTGTTAGTCAAAGAGAGTATTTTTAGTAAAAGCTTCGTTAGAAATTCGTCAATGGAATGATTGGGTTTTTATTATTCATGTTAAGATAATTGTAGGAGACTTCTTTCTTGATAAACGCTGTGTGTGCAGTTGGTTTGTAATCGTAGAAAAAAAAGATTTGATTTATGGAGTTGTGAAACCAAGGATGAGACTTGTTGAGTAGTTGTTATTGATCATAGTTAAGATTTAGATTTTTGAATGTTTTTTCTTCAATGGATTTGATGTTTGATTTTTTGGGGAGAGCTTTTTATCCTTAGACCAAGAATAGATAGTGTTTTATGTCTACTAATCTGCTAGTTTTTGAAACCAGAACTCTTCATGGCAGTAAGCAATCATACACATTCTAACACCTTGCTTTACATTTGGAATTTGCAGGATCCATTTCTTAAACCAGATCAAAGGAAGCCGAATTCACCACCATCAACCAAATAGAATGGAAGCAAAGAAAATCACATTATGAATGTTGTAAGCTTTTCTGGCGTTTTGTATTTGTTGAGTCTGTTTCAGTGAACCAAATATTTAAGCTACAGCTTGGGACACGATTTCCTAGAATAATGTTGAGATTCATGATAAAGTTCAGTAACTTTCTGTTCTTGATGATTTTATCACCAAGTTCTTTATCATTACATCTTTGAATATAGGTTGATTAGAGCTTTTCAATTTATCTAAAGTTACTTATTAATGgaataaaatttactaaaagACAATGTCTGATAGCTGCCTTGTGTCAACTTTGTTTCAAGGTTAAATTTGTTTTCACTTTGCCTATCTAGCCATATGATTGGGGGCTATTGCCGCAACTCCTTCGTTTGGAGTTGAATTACCCTCGCGGGTGATCTCTTGATACTCTCTGAAATTGGTGAGCAAAATCTATAGTTTGACCGTTAATGCATATGATATTGTATAAAATGTGCAGGTGCTTTCATGTATATCTCAAGCAATACATATATGTATAAAATCGaaaagggattttttttttctttttccctgtAATTATCCATCATCGATGCAATCTGCTATTGACTAAAATTTCCATCACCAAGTCATTCCAAGAGTCTATCGGCCCTGGCAAGCACCAATGTAAGCAATCATTCTGAACTCGAGCAAAGCTATCCTCTGCAAATGGCTGAAAGTCCCTGTATGGTCCGGGATGCCCATCTGGCCTCAACAATGAGAGTCGAGTAGTATCAAGTAATTTCAAAACCGCCCCTTTCCAGATCCTAATTCAGCAGCTTTCTCGAATTCTTCCAATTCAATGTTTCGCATTGTTATGTCCACATCTCTCATATCAATCTCACCTTCTTTGGAGGGTACTGTTCTATTGCAACTGCCTCCGCTAAACCATTCTCCATTCTCAAAGTGGTCGGGGGTGGTTGttctaaagaaaataaaagagctGTGATCTGATCCTGTAATGAAGTCGAAGATCAACCGTAGTGCTTTTCGATATGCGTGGTCAAATCCAAGCTCTGTCAAGTTCTTTCCAGGGCAGTGATGGCAGCCTGTAACACTGTCATTCTCATGATATAATGCAGTTTTGAGGAACCATTTGCCACCTGCAATTACAGCATAATCAAAATTCCTGTATTCATTAGTCCATTTATGATCAAGTACATCTAGATGAAGCTGAACTTCTGAAGATGAAACCCCATTCATGTCGTCAAATACATCTGCCTTGATGAGGAATGGGGTCCAAATGACTGAAAGGGTGAAGTTATGAGCTGGAAAGTGCCATATTTTCGATCTATATTCCTTGTCGTGGTACATCTCATCAGCTTGTTCCACCTACGGGACATGAACAACTGATCAATGGGAcgaatttttgaaaaattccgGTTATTGAACATAAAGTTAAAACTAGATCCACAGTGCTTCTGGTGCACAAACACTTTCATATTATGTGGAGTCTATTCTCAGCGTTACAAGGAGCACTTGTATTTTTGTAAGAGATGGGCATTGTTTTTATATGCTTTTGGAGTAAAATGCTGTGACTTTCTCGTTGGTCACAGAGCATCTAAGAAAATTTATCAAGTTTGCAAGCAATGGCTGGCTGCTACTTGCTAGACTCGGGCCTAAAACATT
The Manihot esculenta cultivar AM560-2 chromosome 1, M.esculenta_v8, whole genome shotgun sequence genome window above contains:
- the LOC110614716 gene encoding hydroquinone glucosyltransferase, whose protein sequence is MAETQKQPTHVALLPSPGMGHLIPLVELAKRLVFQHNLSVTFIVPTDGPPSEAQKSVLESLPTTISYTFLPAVDMSDLPTDAKIETIISLTVARSLPSLRQALKSLVESRRLVALVVDLFGTDAFDVAREFNISPYIFFPSTAMALSLFFWLPKLDGMVSCEYRELEEPVNIPGCKPIHGKELLDPVQDRKNDAYKWLLHHTKRYRLAEGVMVNSFVDMEGGAIKALQEEEAGAKPPVYPVGPLVNMGSSSEGEESECLKWLDEQPHGSVLYVSFGSGGTLSYDQINELANGLEMSQQRFLWVVRSPSDGVANATFFSVQSQKDPYDFLPKGFLDRTKGRGLVVPSWAPQAQVLSHGSTGGFLTHCGWNSILESVVNGVPLIAWPLYAEQKMNAVMLTEDIKVALRPTRNSQNGLIERQEISKVVRSLMEGEEGKKVRNRMKDLKEAADRVLTQEGSSAKALSALALKWKNQICN
- the LOC110618785 gene encoding LOW QUALITY PROTEIN: protein trichome birefringence-like 25 (The sequence of the model RefSeq protein was modified relative to this genomic sequence to represent the inferred CDS: deleted 2 bases in 1 codon) — protein: MAKEMRSDSNPFSSTKHKHFFVKFAVSLLLIGLSFRLFVSDSISFSSVGETPAIEQATNTESPEANALSIEDKEPGSTDFAVNGSQIQFSNDSAPNRTQILETGECDLFIGDWIPDPSGPFYTNRSCLAIEGHQNCMKNGRPDTGYLYWRWNPVGCDLPRFNPKKFLDLMRNKSWAFIGDSISRNHVQSLLCILSQVEQADEMYHDKEYRSKIWHFPAHNFTLSVIWTPFLIKADVFDDMNGVSSSEVQLHLDVLDHKWTNEYRNFDYAVIAGGKWFLKTALYHENDSVTGCHHCPGKNLTELGFDHAYRKALRLIFDFITGSDHSSFIFFRTTTPDHFENGEWFSGGSCNRTVPSKEGEIDMRDVDITMRNIELEEFEKAAELGSGKGRLKLLDTTRLSLLRPDGHPGPYRDFQPFAEDSFARVQNDCLHWCLPGPIDSWNDLVMEILVNSRLHR